GCGTGGCCATGGCGATGCCGCCGCGGCCAGGCGGCAGCACGAAGGCGACGTAGCGGGTCTCGGCCGCGTGATGCCCCTGGCGAGGCCTTTCGAACCGCGCGTAGGCCACGAGCGCCGTGGAGGGGGGCAGAGCCCGCCGGATATCCTCGAGGCGGGCCGAACGCGCCTGGAGATCCCGCCTGGCCGCGGCGCTGCGGACCGCCACATCGCGCTCGGCCCGGTCGGTCGCGGCCCGGGCCCGGCGAAGGAGGTCCCGGTACTCGCCGGCGGTCCCCGCGCCGGGACCGGTGGCGACGAGGGCGGCGAAACGCGCCCTGGCGTCGTCCCATGCATGCACCCATGGTGACAGGCTCGGCTCGGCCGCATCGAGGAGGAAGCGGTGCCGTGCGGCCACCTCGTCCAGGATCACGGCCCGTGACCGGATGAGCGCCTCCCAGGCGCGGCGCGCCCGCGGCGCGGTCCCGTGGCCGTCCCCGCCGCCCAACCCTGCCGCGAACGCCACGTCGAGCCCCGACCTCTGCATCGCCTTGTAGTCGAGGGCCTGGCGATCGGACAGATAATGGGCCGTTCGCGCGATGTGGGCGCGCAGGATCTCCTCCGCCCGCAGCGCACCGTCCAGAGCCCTCTCTTCGTTCCCGGTCCTGTAGTCCAGGTTCGCGAGGTAGATCAGGCTCCGGGCGAAGAACGGGTGTTCAGTGCCGAGCCTGTTCTTGCGGATCTCGAGGGCCCGCTCGAGGAGCGGGCGGGCCTTCTCCGGTTGATCCAGCTCGATGAGCGAGCGCGCCAAGCCGGTGAGCGTAATGGCTATCAGCGGATGTTCGGGACCGAGCGCGGCCTCGCGAATACGCAAGGCGCGTTCGAACAGCGGAACAGCCGCTGCCGCCTCTCCCACGTCGAGCAGGAGGCCTCCTAGATTGGAGAGGCTGACGGCCACCGGCGGTCGATCCGGCCCCAGCTTCGCCTCACGGATCGCGAGGGCGCGCTCGAAGGCCTGACGCGCGGCAGCGAGGTCTCCGAGCTCCTGCAGCACGCCGCCCAGGTTGTCCAGCACCAGGGCGTAGAGCGGGTGGTCCTTGCCGAGTCCCTCACGGGCGCGGTCGAGGCCGCGCTCGAAAATCGCCCGCGCGTTCTCCAAATCGCCCAGATCATGCAGGATGGTGCCGTAGTTGCTCAAAAAACCTACGACGAAGGATGGTTTGTTCGTCGTCAATCGCTCGAGGACCGCGAGGCCTCTCTCGTAGAAGGTGCGCGCCTTCGTGTAATCGCCCGTTTCGGCATTGGTATTCGCCAGTCCTGTAAGGAGCTTGACGGTCCTCTGGTCGTCCTGGACGTGGGCCTGCTCGCGCAGGGCGAGCGCCCGCTCGAGCGCGGCCCGGGATGAGGCATAGTCGCCCCTCATGAAGTACACGTCCCCGAGGGTCTGGAGGCTCGCCGCGAGGGCGGGATCGGAGTCATTCAGATGGCTCGTCTGGATGGCGTGGGCTCGCTGAGCCCATGTGAGGGTGCCGGGCTCGGACGCTTTGCCGGCGGGCAGCACGGCGGTGACGAGCGCCATGAGCGCGTCGGCGACCGCGAGGGAATCCGGCCCCGACTCGGCCTCGGCGCGGGCGAGGATCAGCCGCCCGTGACTCTCCGCGTCCGCGTAGCGGCCCTGGTCCACCAGGTCGTAGACGCCCGGCAGGCCGGCGACGGACGCTTCCTCGGCTGGCATCGAAGGCGACGCGGCGGGACCGCTCCACAGGAGCGCCGCCACCGCAGCGGCCGGCGCGAGAGTCCGCAGGCGCGAGCGGCGCCGACGACGATCGCCGCGCCGGGCCCGGCTGCTGTCGCAGCTACGGCACCGTCCGGTCCTCTCCCGCGGTCGGGGGGCCGACCCGGAATGGGTACCGATAGATACGACGTTCACCGGCATGGTCCGTCCTCGAGACGACGACCTCGTGCTCTCCGGCCGCCCGCAGCAGGCCCGCCGGCACCGTCCACGAGATGCGGCCCAGCGCATCAGGCGGACCGACCGAGTCGGCGCGGGCGAGAACTTGTCCGCCGGCATCCACCAGCTCGGCCGAGTACCTGGCCTCCGGGCTGACCGGGACGAGGAATGCAAAGGTCAGCGAACGGTCGTTGAGGCGCGACGGCAGAGTCGGCGCATGGCCGTCACCCCGGTCGGGGCCGTTCCCGAGATCCAGGAAGTACGGCTCGGCGAATCGATCGGGCGGTCCGCCACCCGGCCTCAAGCGGGGCCAGAGGCCGGCCGCGATCAGGAGGATCACGGCGGCGGCCGCGAGCCAGGAGGCCCGCCTGACGGTGATGGACCGGACTGCCACGCGTTCCGGTGCAGACCGCGCGGATTCCCCTGAGGCCGCGGGCGCCACGGCCTCCGCCCCATGCGCCTCGACGGCCCGGGCCAGGAGCAGGAGAACATTCAATTCGCGCCGGCAATCGGCGCACCGGTCGAGATGGGCGCGCACGCCCGCCGCCTCGTCCTCCTCCAGGCTGCCGTTGACGTAAAGGGGAAGAAGCCCCTGCGCGGACCGGCATCCAGGATGGACCAGGAAACGCGTTCCGAGCCTCACGTTCGATCCTTGGTTGCCGACATCAGCTCGGACCAGCGCCGCAACAGGCGCGACCGGCTGCGGAAGACCCTCGCCTTCACGGTTCCCTCTCTGACACCGAGCAGGTCCGCCACCTCGGCATACGAAAGGTGCTGCGCGAAGACGAGGTCGATGAGGCGCCGATCTCGCTCCGGCAGGACCTCGAGCAGCTTCGACAGGAGATCCCGGTTCATTACTCCCGCCGGCTCATCGAGCGCCGGCATGGCCGGGCCGTCGGCCGCGAGGCGGCCGCCCCTCTCCCGATGCCGATAGGCCCGGCGCGCGAGGTCGATGGCGGCGTTGCGGCTGATTCGGTGCACATAGGTGCGCAGCGACGACTCCCCGGCGAACCGGCCGCCACGAAGGTTCGTGACGATACGCAGCCGGATCTCCTGTTTGAGGTCCTCCCACTCCTCGCGCAGCGACCGGAAGCCGTCTCGCAGGGCGAATTCGATCCAGCCATCCACGACACGCGCGGCTTCGCGATCCCCTCGCAGGAAGGCCTCGATCAGACGCGCCTGATCCGCGTCGGGCGGCATCGACACTCACCACTCCTCCGCGAGCGCGGCGAGAAGAGAAATCGGTGAGCATCAGAGTACCGTCAACGCCTGGAAGGCGCAACGTCGCAGTGGAGCGGTTCAGAGATTCACGCGCACTTCCACTGAAAACGCGCCTTCCCAGCCGCCCTGGTTGCGGGCGGCCACGCGATAGTAGTACGTCCCTCCAGGAGTCAGGTTCTGATCGAGGTACGTGAGGTTGTTCGCCACCCCGATGCGCGCATAGGGACCTCCTGGGGCCAGACTGCGGTAGACGACGTAGTCCACGACGTCCGGCTCGGGGCTCGCGCTCCAGTTGAGGCGGGCGCTCTTGTTCGTGGCGCGCGCGCCGGTCAGGTTGGCGACGGCCACCGGGAAGAGCTTCGCCGTCGCCGCATAAAGGTCGGTCGCGCCGCGCCAATCTTGCCAGACGATGCGATCTCCGGAAACCGCCGGCTGGTACTGGGCCACCTCCCCATTCGACACCTGATAGCTGAGCCCGGCCGAGAGGTCGCGGGCGCGGATGTTCCAGTTGGAAAAGTAGCCTCCTCCAAAGTCGGTCCGCTGGGTCCAGACCACGAGGTCGCCCGATAGGTCGAGGTCGATGCGCATCTCTCCCGGTCCCGCCGGAACAACGCTCTCAAGACCCGTGCCCAGGTCGTGGACGAACACGGTCGCTCCATCCATCCCGATCCAGGCTGCCCGCGTTCCCGAAAGTGCGGGATCCCGACCGTCCCCGATGACGAGGTCCTGCCCGGTCGTGAGATCGCGCAGGTGGATCCCTCCAGCTCCGGCATAGACGATCCGATCACCGTCGATATCGTACTGACTCGCGGTGCCGAGCGGCGTCACCTGCCGCGTGGTGAGATCCATCAGGCTCAGCTCGCCGGAACCGTACGGGTTGTTAAAATCGTAGTACGAGGCCGGCGCCTTGAACAGCACGCGATTGCCCCCGATGACCGGAAACACATAGTGCTGGGTGAAAGCGGGGTAGGGCGTCAGAAGCTCCTCCTGGCCCGTGATCATCGTCGCCGTGTCGAAGCGATAAATGTCCAGCTTGCCGTTGCGCGTGTCCTGCCAGACGATCTGGGTTCCCGAGTTGGTCGGGTTGAGCTGATTGTTCGGGTTGGCGGTGAGGACCGCGTCGAAAGAGATCGCCCTCTCCACTCCGGTCGCGAAGTCGTAGGCATAGATGTCGCCGTTCGGGAAAGTCAGCTCGTTGCGGTGGTCTTCCCAAACGACGATGCCGCCCGACATCGACGGATTGAGCTGTTGCCCGGCGGCGGTAATCAGCGGGCTCTCGGCGAACGAGGTCCGCGTCGTGATGCCGAGCTGGGCGGCGTGCCGGTTGTTGGCCTCGGTGAGCTCCGCGATCGTGCCGGCGCGATCGGCGAAGCCGACGAGAGCGCGCACGCCCGCGCTGGGGAAAGTGGGGTAGGCCGTGAAGGTCTGCGACGTTCCAGCCGGCAGTGAGGCCACCGACCAGGCGCGGAGCAGA
This portion of the Candidatus Polarisedimenticolia bacterium genome encodes:
- a CDS encoding zf-HC2 domain-containing protein gives rise to the protein MRLGTRFLVHPGCRSAQGLLPLYVNGSLEEDEAAGVRAHLDRCADCRRELNVLLLLARAVEAHGAEAVAPAASGESARSAPERVAVRSITVRRASWLAAAAVILLIAAGLWPRLRPGGGPPDRFAEPYFLDLGNGPDRGDGHAPTLPSRLNDRSLTFAFLVPVSPEARYSAELVDAGGQVLARADSVGPPDALGRISWTVPAGLLRAAGEHEVVVSRTDHAGERRIYRYPFRVGPPTAGEDRTVP
- a CDS encoding RNA polymerase sigma factor, with translation MPPDADQARLIEAFLRGDREAARVVDGWIEFALRDGFRSLREEWEDLKQEIRLRIVTNLRGGRFAGESSLRTYVHRISRNAAIDLARRAYRHRERGGRLAADGPAMPALDEPAGVMNRDLLSKLLEVLPERDRRLIDLVFAQHLSYAEVADLLGVREGTVKARVFRSRSRLLRRWSELMSATKDRT
- a CDS encoding CHAT domain-containing tetratricopeptide repeat protein, whose product is MPAEEASVAGLPGVYDLVDQGRYADAESHGRLILARAEAESGPDSLAVADALMALVTAVLPAGKASEPGTLTWAQRAHAIQTSHLNDSDPALAASLQTLGDVYFMRGDYASSRAALERALALREQAHVQDDQRTVKLLTGLANTNAETGDYTKARTFYERGLAVLERLTTNKPSFVVGFLSNYGTILHDLGDLENARAIFERGLDRAREGLGKDHPLYALVLDNLGGVLQELGDLAAARQAFERALAIREAKLGPDRPPVAVSLSNLGGLLLDVGEAAAAVPLFERALRIREAALGPEHPLIAITLTGLARSLIELDQPEKARPLLERALEIRKNRLGTEHPFFARSLIYLANLDYRTGNEERALDGALRAEEILRAHIARTAHYLSDRQALDYKAMQRSGLDVAFAAGLGGGDGHGTAPRARRAWEALIRSRAVILDEVAARHRFLLDAAEPSLSPWVHAWDDARARFAALVATGPGAGTAGEYRDLLRRARAATDRAERDVAVRSAAARRDLQARSARLEDIRRALPPSTALVAYARFERPRQGHHAAETRYVAFVLPPGRGGIAMATLGSSGVIDDLVRRFRGEVGAPPKSVASLATCRQVGEKLRRLVWDPLAGKICGARAVLLVPDGDLHLLNFATLPVGQDGYLLETGPVLHYLSAERDVLALSAGDRNLAGIARPGGLLALGGLDFGDRPVAETSVASRAGIRLSDCAGLGAPTFLPLPGSKAEVEEIAALWVAHESLDPPGSPSRGVALVLTGRQGGESEFKKRAAGRRVIHLATHGFSLDDVCPTLPATHGDKVAGGPEASGSAFPVFGLALADVNRSAIARHAEAEDGILTSDEIAALDLRGVEWVVLSGCQTGVGPALRGEGVLGLRRAFQVAGARTLVMSLWAVGDHDAREWILELYRARLAGGTTAEATRAASLRVLENRRRAGALAHPYFWGAFVAAGDWR